A region from the Lentimonas sp. CC4 genome encodes:
- a CDS encoding AAA family ATPase translates to MSDKEPPNPFEEIQRQLSELFKDSNVKVSTHTFNESDIFDDDTLHDGDETNVDEAVSESDPLEKIRSFHLKPKEVRDYLNRFVIRQDEAKKVLSVAICDHYNHVRQSLSGKKTLAKEYSKQNILLLGPTGVGKTYLIKNIARLIGVPFVKADATKFSETGYVGSDVEDLVRDLVKAADGDIELAEHGIIFVDEIDKIANEGGMGGRDVSGRGVQINLLKLMEETEVNLFSPTDMMAQMQAAMDLQRGKEPQRKSINTRNILFIVSGAFDKLSESIKKRLTKSQMGFGAAQHESAEDLSSYLRFAETTDFTKYGFEPEFIGRVPVRVACRSLSSEDLAHILTTSEGSILNQYIDDFRGYGIDFNISAEAILAIAEKASTEGTGARGLMTVLERLFRDFKFELPSSAIKRFDVTPEMLEDPRHYLKELKEQNAHLQQDVWRADIKRFATNFEKQYGFTLEFKPLAEEVLIKEMLGNERSIQSLCEEKFKDFEHGLSIIHRNSGQTVFKLGKLAIQDPDKELSKWVVRSIESVKKDS, encoded by the coding sequence ATGAGTGATAAAGAACCACCTAATCCTTTTGAAGAGATTCAACGTCAACTGAGCGAATTGTTTAAAGATTCAAATGTCAAGGTGTCGACTCATACCTTCAATGAATCTGATATTTTTGACGATGACACCCTCCACGATGGTGACGAAACCAATGTAGATGAGGCAGTTAGCGAGTCTGACCCGCTAGAAAAAATTCGCAGCTTTCACCTCAAGCCCAAAGAAGTCAGAGACTACTTAAACCGGTTCGTCATCCGACAAGATGAAGCAAAAAAAGTGCTCTCAGTCGCCATCTGCGATCACTATAACCACGTTCGCCAGAGCTTATCCGGAAAAAAAACACTGGCGAAAGAATACAGCAAGCAAAACATCCTGCTACTCGGACCGACCGGTGTCGGCAAAACATACCTGATTAAAAACATCGCTCGACTGATCGGCGTGCCCTTTGTCAAAGCCGATGCCACTAAATTTTCAGAAACTGGCTATGTCGGATCAGACGTAGAGGATCTCGTGCGCGATCTAGTCAAAGCGGCCGATGGCGACATTGAACTCGCCGAACACGGCATCATTTTTGTCGACGAAATCGACAAAATAGCCAACGAAGGCGGCATGGGCGGTCGCGACGTCTCTGGGCGCGGTGTGCAGATCAACCTGCTCAAGCTAATGGAAGAGACCGAGGTCAACTTATTCAGCCCCACGGATATGATGGCACAAATGCAAGCAGCCATGGATCTCCAGCGAGGAAAGGAACCGCAGCGCAAGTCGATCAACACCCGCAATATTTTATTCATTGTCAGTGGCGCCTTCGATAAACTCTCGGAATCAATCAAGAAACGCCTCACCAAGAGCCAAATGGGCTTTGGCGCAGCACAGCACGAAAGCGCCGAAGACCTATCCAGCTACCTGCGCTTTGCTGAAACCACGGATTTTACCAAATACGGATTTGAACCGGAGTTTATCGGCCGCGTGCCCGTCCGCGTCGCGTGCCGCAGCCTCTCATCCGAAGATCTAGCGCATATCTTAACGACCTCAGAGGGGAGCATCCTCAATCAATATATCGACGATTTCCGCGGCTATGGCATAGATTTCAACATTTCAGCCGAGGCAATCTTAGCGATCGCCGAAAAAGCCAGCACCGAAGGCACTGGCGCACGCGGGCTTATGACCGTGCTAGAACGACTATTCCGCGATTTCAAATTCGAACTCCCCTCCAGCGCGATCAAGCGTTTCGACGTTACGCCTGAAATGCTCGAAGACCCGCGACACTACCTGAAAGAACTCAAAGAACAGAATGCGCACCTCCAACAAGATGTTTGGCGTGCCGACATCAAACGCTTCGCCACTAACTTTGAGAAACAATACGGCTTTACACTCGAATTTAAGCCACTCGCCGAAGAAGTTTTAATTAAAGAGATGCTCGGAAACGAACGCAGTATACAGTCGCTTTGTGAAGAAAAGTTTAAAGATTTCGAACACGGACTCTCAATTATTCATCGAAATAGCGGCCAAACAGTTTTCAAGCTTGGCAAACTCGCAATACAAGACCCCGATAAGGAACTATCCAAATGGGTGGTGCGCAGTATCGAAAGTGTAAAAAAGGACTCCTAA
- the ubiE gene encoding bifunctional demethylmenaquinone methyltransferase/2-methoxy-6-polyprenyl-1,4-benzoquinol methylase UbiE has product MPEGKAVSQMFAGIAGRYDVANHLLSGGIDFYWRRVLTRMVKARAPQDVVDLATGSGDVAFKLRDRLGADVSVKGFDFCEPMLEEARRKKTQHAAYSDIEFNFGDCMELPLPDACVDAITISFGVRNFEDRQKGLKEILRVLRPGGRLFVLEFSQPDRWFRPFYYLYLKYILPLVAGIATGDKSAYDYLAGTIEHFPTKEALAEQLTLAGYETVNATGLTFSIVAIHEAQKAK; this is encoded by the coding sequence ATGCCTGAAGGAAAAGCAGTCAGCCAAATGTTTGCCGGTATCGCCGGACGCTACGATGTAGCCAACCACCTTCTCAGCGGAGGCATCGACTTCTATTGGCGACGTGTGTTGACTCGCATGGTCAAAGCTCGCGCACCACAAGATGTAGTCGACCTGGCGACTGGCAGCGGCGATGTGGCCTTCAAACTAAGAGATCGCCTCGGCGCTGACGTCAGCGTCAAAGGATTCGACTTCTGCGAGCCAATGCTCGAAGAAGCACGCCGCAAGAAGACACAACACGCGGCCTACTCCGATATCGAATTTAACTTCGGCGACTGCATGGAGCTCCCTCTGCCCGACGCCTGCGTCGATGCAATAACGATTTCGTTCGGTGTGCGTAATTTCGAAGACCGCCAAAAAGGCCTCAAAGAAATCCTTCGCGTGCTACGCCCTGGAGGCCGACTATTCGTGTTGGAGTTCTCACAACCCGACCGCTGGTTTCGCCCATTCTACTATCTCTACCTGAAGTATATCCTACCACTCGTAGCCGGTATCGCGACAGGCGACAAAAGTGCCTACGACTATCTAGCAGGCACGATTGAACACTTCCCCACCAAAGAAGCGCTGGCCGAGCAACTCACACTCGCTGGCTACGAAACGGTCAACGCCACAGGCTTAACCTTCTCGATCGTAGCAATCCACGAAGCGCAGAAGGCGAAATAA
- the dnaA gene encoding chromosomal replication initiator protein DnaA, whose amino-acid sequence MSDSTIALSLWESVNQELKNLFPADLYDMWFEGLTCVEESDAKIVLSAPNEFNAIWIENNYLDIISQQARSYAGTAVAVTVEVAEEDTAEAAAAPTDSSVNRLNQLDTRDARSKDAVPSRVAPVQTRRTFLNPRNTFDNFVVGSGNQLSHAASMAVANAPGRAYNPLFVYGETGLGKTHLMHAVAHQMLANNPNARIAYVSTEKFTNEFIHAIRENKLTKFRKYYRTVDALLVDDIHFLSGKESTQEEFFHTFNDLFESGRQIFLASDRPANEIERLENRLISRFQWGLVTDIQAPDFETRVAILRNKAAAMNISLAPEIMNFLAERVSRNVRRMEGALTRIASYDSLINKTLDLDAVERLLSDLLHEETLTKVTVDQIQKKVSDYYQIRFSELIGRRRTSAIVFPRQVAMYISRTLTSDPLKSIGDAFGGRDHGTVIHACKQVENMMEQDGSVKRGVDYLIKQLSQGGS is encoded by the coding sequence ATGTCTGATTCCACCATCGCTCTTTCTCTCTGGGAAAGCGTCAATCAAGAGCTTAAAAACCTCTTTCCTGCTGACCTCTATGATATGTGGTTTGAGGGGCTTACTTGCGTCGAAGAGTCTGATGCTAAGATCGTCCTGTCGGCACCGAATGAATTTAACGCGATTTGGATTGAGAATAATTATTTGGACATCATTTCGCAGCAAGCGCGCAGCTATGCTGGCACTGCAGTCGCCGTTACGGTCGAAGTGGCTGAAGAAGATACGGCTGAGGCTGCGGCAGCGCCTACGGATAGTTCGGTGAATCGGTTGAATCAGTTGGATACTCGTGATGCGCGTTCTAAGGATGCGGTTCCTAGTCGAGTCGCTCCTGTGCAAACTCGCCGCACGTTCCTGAATCCTCGCAATACATTTGATAATTTCGTGGTTGGTTCTGGTAACCAACTCTCTCATGCCGCGAGCATGGCTGTGGCAAATGCGCCAGGTCGCGCTTATAATCCGCTTTTTGTTTACGGTGAGACTGGGCTGGGGAAAACGCACTTGATGCACGCGGTTGCGCATCAGATGCTGGCTAATAACCCAAACGCGCGTATCGCTTACGTATCGACGGAGAAGTTTACCAACGAATTTATTCACGCGATTCGTGAGAACAAGCTCACCAAGTTCCGTAAATACTACCGCACCGTTGATGCATTGTTGGTCGATGATATTCACTTCCTTTCGGGAAAAGAAAGCACTCAGGAAGAGTTCTTCCATACCTTTAATGATCTTTTTGAGTCGGGCCGCCAGATCTTCTTGGCGAGTGACCGTCCTGCGAATGAGATCGAACGTCTTGAGAATCGCCTGATTTCCCGTTTTCAGTGGGGCCTAGTGACGGATATTCAAGCGCCAGACTTTGAGACACGCGTTGCGATCCTTCGCAATAAGGCGGCCGCGATGAACATTTCGCTCGCTCCTGAGATCATGAATTTCCTGGCTGAGCGTGTGTCGCGCAACGTGCGTCGTATGGAGGGAGCACTCACTAGGATTGCTAGTTACGATTCTCTGATCAATAAGACCTTAGATCTCGATGCTGTTGAGCGCTTGTTAAGCGACTTGTTGCACGAGGAAACATTGACGAAAGTCACTGTGGATCAGATTCAGAAGAAAGTTTCGGATTACTATCAGATCCGCTTTAGTGAGTTGATCGGCCGTCGTCGCACTAGTGCGATTGTTTTCCCTCGTCAGGTGGCGATGTATATCAGTCGCACATTGACCAGTGATCCATTAAAGTCGATTGGCGATGCTTTTGGCGGCCGTGATCATGGCACTGTGATTCACGCCTGCAAGCAGGTGGAGAATATGATGGAGCAGGATGGCAGTGTGAAGCGTGGTGTTGATTATTTGATCAAGCAGCTTTCGCAGGGCGGCTCTTAA
- the hprK gene encoding HPr(Ser) kinase/phosphatase, which translates to MPVHQKNNAKFIESVSVREFYDSFKEPLELDLVAGEAGLDKTIRERSLNRPALAMTGYFKFFARKRLQLLGAGEMSYLRDLDPADEAAVLGEIFKRKVPCIVVSRNLAPSKVMKSLADEYETPLIRSPLKSKTFTTEATLLLEEKFAPRTHIHGTLLDVRGIGTLICGESGVGKSECALALIERGHSLVADDLTHVKRLSDRELMGTSSELSRGYMECRGLGIINIAELFGVRAVRLNKRIDVIINFINWTSGMNEDRTGLEENFLEVLGMKVPLIEIPVRPGRDMARLVEVAAMMRSLKQMGHDSAAEFNERLIAHMAKGAK; encoded by the coding sequence ATGCCAGTTCATCAAAAAAATAACGCGAAGTTCATCGAGTCTGTTTCGGTTCGAGAGTTTTATGACTCATTTAAAGAACCTCTAGAGCTCGACTTGGTCGCTGGTGAGGCTGGTTTGGATAAGACCATTCGTGAGCGCAGCTTGAATCGACCTGCATTGGCGATGACTGGATATTTTAAGTTTTTCGCTCGAAAGCGACTCCAATTGTTGGGGGCAGGGGAGATGTCTTATCTCCGAGACCTGGATCCAGCAGATGAGGCAGCGGTATTGGGCGAAATTTTCAAACGCAAAGTGCCCTGTATCGTCGTTTCTAGAAATTTGGCACCTTCGAAGGTGATGAAGTCTTTAGCGGACGAATATGAGACCCCGTTGATTCGTTCCCCGCTGAAGTCTAAGACATTTACAACTGAGGCGACTTTATTGTTGGAGGAAAAATTCGCCCCTCGCACACACATTCACGGCACGCTGCTCGACGTTCGGGGGATTGGCACCCTGATCTGTGGTGAGAGTGGGGTGGGCAAGAGTGAGTGTGCGCTCGCGCTGATCGAGCGTGGGCACAGTCTCGTTGCCGATGATTTGACGCATGTGAAGCGTCTGAGTGATCGTGAGTTGATGGGCACGTCGTCGGAGCTTAGCCGAGGATACATGGAGTGTCGGGGGTTGGGGATCATTAACATCGCCGAATTATTTGGTGTGCGTGCCGTGCGTTTGAATAAGCGCATTGATGTAATCATTAACTTTATCAACTGGACCTCAGGTATGAATGAGGATCGCACAGGTCTCGAAGAGAATTTTCTCGAAGTGCTTGGTATGAAAGTTCCATTGATCGAAATTCCAGTTCGTCCTGGGCGTGATATGGCTCGGCTGGTGGAGGTGGCTGCAATGATGCGCTCACTGAAGCAAATGGGGCATGATTCTGCTGCAGAATTTAACGAGCGATTGATTGCTCATATGGCGAAGGGTGCTAAATAA
- the lptB gene encoding LPS export ABC transporter ATP-binding protein: MDEASAPSKIETRELVREYGKRRVVNGVNINVSAGEIVGLLGPNGAGKTTTFYMVVGLIAATSGKVFLDGEDLTPQPMYRRARRGIGYLPQEASVFRKMTVEQNIRAIAETLPLSKAEREASVDEHLTELGLTHLAKQKAYTLSGGERRRLEISRALVTRPKFLLMDEPFSGVDPISVSEVQKIIIQLKDRGIGVLITDHNVRETLRIVDRAYLLHEGSVLSEGTGDFLINDAKSKEFYLGQDFNM; the protein is encoded by the coding sequence ATGGATGAAGCTTCTGCGCCCTCGAAGATTGAGACCCGTGAACTAGTTCGGGAATATGGAAAACGCCGCGTTGTAAACGGCGTGAATATTAACGTCAGCGCTGGAGAAATTGTCGGCCTGCTCGGCCCGAATGGTGCGGGTAAGACGACTACCTTTTATATGGTTGTCGGCTTGATTGCAGCGACTTCGGGGAAAGTCTTCCTCGATGGTGAAGATTTGACGCCGCAGCCGATGTATCGTCGTGCGCGACGGGGAATTGGGTATTTACCGCAGGAGGCTTCGGTCTTTCGCAAGATGACGGTTGAGCAGAATATTCGCGCGATTGCCGAGACTTTGCCTTTGAGCAAGGCCGAGCGCGAGGCCTCAGTGGATGAGCATTTGACGGAGCTCGGCTTGACGCATTTAGCGAAGCAGAAGGCTTACACGCTGAGTGGTGGTGAGCGTCGACGCCTAGAAATTTCCCGTGCGCTCGTGACGCGGCCGAAATTTTTGCTGATGGATGAGCCCTTTAGTGGCGTCGACCCTATCAGTGTGAGTGAGGTGCAGAAAATCATCATTCAGCTCAAAGATCGTGGGATCGGAGTGTTGATTACTGACCATAATGTGCGTGAGACGCTACGAATCGTAGACCGTGCTTACCTGCTGCATGAAGGCTCGGTGCTCAGTGAAGGCACTGGCGACTTTTTGATTAATGATGCCAAGAGTAAGGAATTTTACCTTGGTCAGGATTTTAATATGTAG
- a CDS encoding LptA/OstA family protein: MFSKFLLRSIGYLLCVCTLQAQMTPSAPVQNFRLPRFGDNGYTQWVLQGGKGMYDSAEQIRIEDMALRVYSGDERMALEMTMDSPEATLLTKENRAESDGPIKIVGANFKVSGVGWTWNGVTKEIEVKFDVVVEFTQGMEGMLSGAPATGEEAEMTEIHSRSLLLHTTEEAYRFEFTESVHAVSGEMDLKSEVLIAIADAPEGKKDGGSEAAEVGKLDSIHQLIATDHVVIHQAGHVLKAGRAEFMLREDSAYFSGLPQISTKGAYLSGETIHSQSGKVVVTGGDEAGRAQMIVSQAGGLGIMGADALSSETIVLSDVITMLELEAGSQFVFEGSVDVMSGAMQMRSDALTLLADSVPGDVPVVEDPVAGELVAPEPIMEVGELRQLIAEGAVWIKQEDRVATADRVTFYPQEERADLFGSPRIERGEAVVVGESMQLTPTLSIVEGSAELSANLGQVVVTGDRMELKPGVAVVQSDANKRVKVVLPEMRDLGYGNLQSLTLDRKPTDAEKHEAATQGRHTVVQSKTLRMIESPENTLFRFTETVSVNGTNLDAICGRMDVTAVPVQTTEVSEATESAEMASHMEVESIEAFDDVVFRQSGRVGTGDKATILPIEGKVVLEGDAVVTDEMGKVSGHRMTLLQGQRRALVEGDRSTGQRATMTLPEIKPKQ, translated from the coding sequence ATGTTTTCTAAATTCCTACTTCGTTCGATTGGTTACCTTCTGTGCGTGTGCACTTTACAGGCGCAGATGACGCCGAGTGCGCCCGTGCAGAATTTCCGTCTCCCTCGTTTTGGGGATAATGGTTACACGCAGTGGGTGCTGCAGGGCGGCAAAGGTATGTATGATAGTGCCGAGCAGATCCGCATCGAGGATATGGCGCTACGTGTGTATTCTGGGGACGAGCGCATGGCGTTGGAAATGACCATGGATAGTCCTGAGGCGACCTTGTTGACGAAGGAAAATCGTGCGGAGTCGGACGGGCCGATTAAGATCGTAGGAGCGAATTTCAAAGTGTCCGGCGTGGGTTGGACCTGGAATGGTGTGACAAAGGAGATCGAGGTTAAGTTCGATGTCGTCGTGGAGTTTACCCAAGGTATGGAAGGAATGCTTTCTGGGGCGCCTGCAACTGGGGAAGAAGCAGAAATGACGGAGATTCATAGCCGGAGTTTGTTACTACACACGACAGAGGAGGCGTATCGCTTTGAATTTACGGAGTCGGTGCATGCCGTGTCTGGTGAGATGGATTTGAAAAGTGAGGTGCTGATCGCAATCGCGGATGCTCCTGAGGGCAAGAAGGATGGCGGTTCAGAGGCAGCTGAGGTAGGGAAACTGGATTCGATTCATCAACTGATCGCGACTGACCACGTGGTAATTCATCAGGCTGGTCATGTGCTAAAGGCTGGTCGCGCGGAATTCATGCTGCGTGAGGATTCTGCGTATTTCAGTGGTTTGCCGCAGATTTCGACAAAAGGGGCGTATTTGAGTGGTGAGACGATTCATAGTCAGTCGGGCAAAGTTGTTGTGACTGGTGGGGATGAGGCCGGACGTGCGCAGATGATTGTTTCGCAGGCTGGTGGACTTGGTATTATGGGCGCGGACGCATTGAGTTCGGAGACGATTGTGCTTTCGGATGTGATTACGATGTTGGAGCTCGAAGCGGGGAGTCAGTTTGTTTTTGAAGGTTCCGTGGATGTGATGTCGGGCGCGATGCAGATGCGCTCAGATGCGTTGACTTTGCTTGCAGACTCGGTGCCAGGAGATGTGCCGGTTGTTGAGGATCCTGTGGCCGGCGAGTTGGTTGCGCCTGAGCCAATCATGGAGGTCGGGGAGTTGAGGCAGTTGATCGCTGAAGGCGCGGTGTGGATTAAACAGGAAGATCGCGTCGCGACGGCGGATCGAGTCACATTCTATCCACAAGAGGAGCGAGCGGATCTGTTTGGTAGCCCGCGTATTGAGCGGGGCGAAGCTGTCGTGGTGGGTGAATCCATGCAATTGACGCCGACATTATCAATCGTTGAGGGATCCGCTGAGTTGAGTGCGAATCTTGGGCAAGTGGTCGTGACCGGCGATCGCATGGAGTTGAAGCCTGGTGTGGCTGTGGTGCAGAGTGATGCAAATAAGCGTGTGAAGGTTGTTTTACCTGAGATGCGGGATTTGGGTTATGGTAATTTGCAGTCGCTGACGTTGGATCGGAAGCCGACTGATGCTGAGAAGCACGAGGCCGCGACGCAAGGGAGGCACACTGTGGTGCAGTCGAAGACTTTGCGCATGATTGAGAGCCCAGAGAATACACTGTTCCGGTTTACTGAAACGGTATCGGTGAATGGCACCAATCTGGATGCGATTTGTGGGCGTATGGATGTGACAGCAGTTCCTGTTCAAACAACGGAGGTCTCTGAAGCTACTGAATCCGCTGAAATGGCGTCGCATATGGAGGTGGAGTCGATTGAAGCCTTTGATGATGTTGTATTTAGGCAGTCTGGTCGTGTGGGCACTGGCGATAAGGCTACGATTTTACCGATAGAAGGGAAGGTCGTGCTGGAGGGAGATGCCGTGGTGACCGATGAGATGGGTAAAGTGTCTGGCCATCGTATGACTTTATTGCAGGGGCAGCGTCGTGCGCTGGTCGAGGGGGATCGTTCGACTGGGCAACGAGCTACGATGACGCTTCCAGAAATCAAGCCGAAGCAATAG
- the aspS gene encoding aspartate--tRNA ligase: MKRTHNCSQLRKSDTGSTVTLSGWVDSVRDHGGILFVDLRDREGLTQIVLDPANKSLEAQFGSIKPESVISITGKVDERFGGTSNAKLATGEIEVHASELEILNVSKTPPFPMDDSADKVSEDLRMTYRYLDLRRSTNTKMLKMRHATSRAIRNYLDDQAFIEVETPMLFKSTPEGAREFLVPSRMNPGAFYALPQSPQQYKQMLMVAGVERYYQLARCFRDEDLRADRQPEFTQVDIELSFIDREDMYSLIEGLMTRVWKDVIGVDIQAPFLRMSYYDAMNRFGVDKPDMRFGMELQDCGEIFAKSGFKVFSGAIKSGGAVKAVNMKGLADLTQGELRNLEDTAKTLGAKGLAFIRCGEGGEWKSPIVKFFSDEEKAALTEALNIEDGDIVFFAASEWERACTILGRVRLDAAQLLVKRGKLTIDPNDYKFLWVIEFPLMIFDEDEGRYVSSHHPFTSPVPEDVALLDSDPKKVRGQHYDLVLNGVELGGGSIRIHQPELQKKVFEDVLKIPEDVVESRFGYMLKSFEYGAPPHGGIAFGLDRMVTILTQRTSIRDVIAFPKNQKGQEMMTSSPGIATETQLRDLHIKAVLPKKEDKGN; this comes from the coding sequence ATGAAGCGAACACATAACTGCTCCCAACTCCGTAAATCTGACACTGGCTCCACTGTAACGCTTAGCGGCTGGGTGGATTCTGTCCGTGACCACGGCGGTATTCTTTTCGTCGACCTGCGTGACCGCGAAGGTTTGACCCAAATCGTCCTCGACCCTGCTAATAAGAGCCTGGAGGCTCAGTTTGGCTCGATTAAGCCTGAGTCTGTGATCTCGATCACTGGTAAAGTCGATGAGCGCTTCGGTGGCACTTCGAATGCCAAGCTCGCAACGGGCGAGATCGAAGTCCACGCGAGTGAGCTTGAGATTCTCAACGTCTCGAAGACACCTCCGTTCCCAATGGATGATTCGGCGGACAAGGTGAGCGAAGATTTACGCATGACCTACCGCTACTTGGATCTGCGTCGTTCGACGAATACGAAGATGTTGAAGATGCGCCACGCAACGAGCCGTGCGATTCGTAACTATTTAGATGATCAAGCATTCATCGAGGTGGAAACACCGATGCTGTTTAAGAGCACGCCCGAAGGTGCGCGTGAGTTCCTCGTGCCGAGCCGTATGAACCCTGGTGCTTTCTACGCGTTGCCGCAGTCACCGCAGCAATACAAGCAGATGCTCATGGTGGCTGGCGTTGAGCGCTACTACCAGTTGGCGCGTTGCTTCCGTGATGAGGATTTACGTGCAGATCGTCAGCCTGAGTTCACTCAGGTGGATATCGAGCTCTCTTTCATTGATCGCGAAGATATGTATTCGTTGATCGAAGGTCTCATGACTCGCGTCTGGAAGGACGTGATCGGTGTGGACATTCAAGCGCCGTTCTTGCGCATGAGCTACTACGATGCGATGAACCGCTTCGGTGTGGATAAGCCTGATATGCGTTTCGGTATGGAGCTGCAGGATTGCGGTGAAATCTTTGCGAAGTCTGGCTTCAAGGTGTTCTCTGGCGCAATCAAGTCGGGTGGTGCAGTGAAAGCTGTGAACATGAAGGGGCTCGCGGATCTCACTCAAGGTGAACTGCGTAACCTCGAAGACACTGCTAAGACACTGGGTGCGAAGGGTCTTGCCTTTATTCGTTGCGGCGAAGGTGGCGAATGGAAGTCGCCAATCGTGAAGTTCTTCTCGGATGAAGAGAAGGCGGCGTTGACGGAAGCGCTTAACATTGAAGATGGCGACATCGTGTTCTTCGCTGCGAGCGAGTGGGAGCGTGCGTGCACGATCCTCGGCCGTGTGCGTTTGGACGCAGCTCAGTTGCTCGTCAAGCGCGGTAAGCTGACCATTGACCCGAACGATTACAAATTCCTCTGGGTGATCGAGTTCCCATTGATGATTTTTGATGAGGATGAAGGTCGCTACGTTTCGTCGCATCACCCATTCACTTCACCTGTGCCAGAAGATGTGGCTCTGTTGGATTCTGATCCTAAGAAGGTGCGTGGTCAGCACTACGACTTGGTGCTCAATGGTGTTGAGCTCGGTGGTGGTAGTATTCGTATCCATCAGCCAGAGCTTCAGAAGAAGGTGTTCGAAGACGTCCTCAAGATCCCTGAAGATGTGGTCGAGAGTCGTTTCGGCTACATGCTGAAGTCTTTCGAGTATGGTGCGCCGCCGCATGGTGGTATCGCTTTCGGTCTCGACCGTATGGTGACGATTTTGACGCAGCGCACGAGTATTCGCGACGTGATTGCCTTCCCGAAGAATCAAAAGGGGCAGGAAATGATGACTTCGAGTCCTGGCATTGCGACTGAAACACAGCTTCGCGATCTGCACATCAAGGCAGTGCTTCCGAAGAAAGAAGATAAGGGGAATTAG
- a CDS encoding beta-ketoacyl-[acyl-carrier-protein] synthase family protein, whose translation MRIKTTHACITGVGFISSIGNDTPSVVQSLRELRSGIRPHRFLGDEDRSTVHVAGVVDGFNFDAPTWAGWQYPSGYSIKNETLRALPPHGLYAFCAVEQALRDAQLTHSEFSSPRVGLFCASIGSPQLIHRYMEQLFTFKGRRGPPLGVVSSIPGTLNFVLSAHYGIQGSNSGFVSACASTAHAIGYALDEIRLGRQDAVMVVGAEEFTPESALPFAAMNALSRKTGSDASCPWDARRDGFVFTGGACALLIESQEFAKRRQAKVLARLTGWGQSSDGVDRTMSHPEGEGLSRAMMNALGDAGVAAQQVEYVNAHATSTKVGDISEARALGHVFSNHGHNPIVSSVKGITGHSLSMSGALEAAFCAKFLEQGFYAGNAHLETPDPACSLLNLPRVSGDEALNTVLSNSSGFGGANVSLVLEKA comes from the coding sequence ATGCGGATTAAAACCACACATGCCTGCATTACAGGGGTCGGCTTTATTTCTAGTATAGGAAATGATACCCCCTCTGTTGTTCAAAGTTTGCGGGAGCTGCGCAGTGGTATACGACCGCACCGATTTCTTGGCGACGAGGACCGCTCGACTGTGCATGTTGCGGGAGTCGTAGATGGTTTTAATTTCGATGCACCTACGTGGGCGGGATGGCAGTATCCTTCTGGGTATTCGATCAAAAATGAGACTTTACGTGCGCTGCCGCCCCATGGTCTGTATGCTTTTTGTGCCGTTGAGCAGGCGCTGCGTGATGCGCAGTTGACGCATTCTGAGTTTTCGAGTCCACGTGTCGGCTTATTCTGCGCCTCCATTGGATCACCGCAGTTAATACACCGCTATATGGAGCAACTGTTCACATTCAAGGGGCGACGCGGTCCGCCACTTGGGGTCGTCAGTTCCATACCCGGCACCTTGAACTTTGTGCTATCGGCGCATTATGGGATTCAGGGGAGCAACTCGGGCTTCGTCTCTGCTTGTGCCTCCACCGCGCATGCGATCGGTTATGCCTTGGATGAGATCCGCTTGGGGCGCCAAGACGCAGTCATGGTCGTCGGCGCTGAAGAATTTACGCCGGAAAGTGCGCTTCCTTTTGCGGCGATGAATGCCTTATCTCGTAAAACTGGCTCAGATGCATCGTGCCCGTGGGATGCTCGGCGTGATGGCTTCGTTTTTACAGGAGGGGCTTGCGCGTTGCTAATCGAATCGCAAGAATTTGCTAAGAGGCGTCAGGCCAAGGTGTTGGCTCGTTTAACTGGATGGGGGCAATCGTCTGATGGTGTCGACCGGACGATGTCGCATCCCGAAGGTGAGGGCTTGTCGCGTGCGATGATGAACGCGCTTGGCGATGCAGGTGTTGCGGCGCAGCAAGTCGAATACGTCAACGCGCATGCCACCTCAACCAAAGTTGGCGACATTTCCGAAGCGCGTGCCCTCGGTCATGTCTTTTCGAATCATGGCCATAATCCTATCGTCTCCAGTGTTAAAGGGATCACGGGGCATAGTCTATCGATGTCAGGGGCGTTAGAAGCAGCTTTTTGCGCGAAATTTTTAGAGCAGGGGTTTTATGCTGGAAATGCACATCTTGAAACCCCGGACCCAGCCTGTTCGTTGTTGAATCTACCGAGGGTTTCGGGAGATGAGGCGTTGAATACCGTCTTGTCTAACAGTAGCGGATTTGGCGGGGCGAATGTTTCTCTCGTGTTGGAAAAAGCTTAG